In Myxococcus virescens, a single genomic region encodes these proteins:
- the sthA gene encoding Si-specific NAD(P)(+) transhydrogenase, whose translation MADFDLVVIGSGPAGEWGAVQAALAGKRVAVVEREPVLGGTAANTGTLPSKTLRETALHLSGFRARGLYSVETTLRHEATVSDFLFRERRVKDIERERIARNLQRHQVEIIQGTGALVDANTVVVRRQDSPERRLTGGTILVATGSSPYRPQLYPFEDPRIHDSDEVLELERLPRSLVVVGAGVIGCEYACMFAAMGIPVTLVEAREELLPFLDDEFSALLGQRMEALGIQLRFGQVVEQVDAPRDADTPIRMMLSSGAVLETDQVLVASGRTANTAGLGLEALGVKVGPRGQVEVGPTYQTALPHIYAVGDVIGFPALASTSMDQARIAVEHAFDLGGVRTMAPVLPYGIYTIPEVSMAGETEEALRKLNVPYVAGRAAFATNPRGQILGDTHGLLKLLFHRESLKLLGVHVMGPQASELVHVGLTALLTGSTARLFVETCFNYPTLSEAYKAATFDALDQLSGCP comes from the coding sequence ATGGCGGACTTCGACCTGGTGGTGATTGGCTCTGGCCCGGCGGGTGAGTGGGGCGCGGTACAGGCGGCGCTTGCGGGCAAGCGCGTGGCGGTGGTGGAGCGGGAGCCCGTGCTGGGCGGTACCGCGGCGAACACGGGCACCCTTCCCTCCAAGACGCTGCGCGAGACGGCGCTGCACCTGTCCGGCTTCCGGGCGCGCGGGCTGTACAGCGTGGAGACGACGCTGCGGCACGAGGCCACGGTGTCCGACTTCCTCTTCCGCGAACGGCGGGTGAAGGACATCGAGCGCGAGCGCATTGCCCGCAACCTCCAGCGTCACCAGGTGGAAATCATCCAGGGCACCGGCGCGCTCGTGGACGCGAACACCGTCGTCGTGCGGCGCCAGGACTCTCCGGAGCGGCGCCTCACCGGCGGCACCATCCTGGTGGCCACCGGCTCGTCGCCGTACCGGCCGCAGCTGTACCCCTTCGAGGACCCGCGCATCCACGACTCGGACGAGGTGCTGGAGCTCGAAAGGCTGCCGCGCTCACTGGTGGTGGTGGGCGCCGGCGTCATCGGCTGTGAGTACGCGTGCATGTTCGCCGCCATGGGCATCCCCGTGACGCTGGTGGAGGCGCGCGAGGAGCTGCTGCCCTTTCTCGACGACGAGTTCTCCGCGCTGCTGGGCCAGCGCATGGAGGCGCTCGGCATCCAGCTGCGCTTTGGCCAAGTGGTGGAGCAGGTGGACGCACCGCGGGACGCGGACACCCCCATCCGGATGATGCTCTCCTCCGGCGCCGTGCTGGAGACGGACCAGGTCCTGGTCGCCTCCGGCCGCACCGCCAACACGGCGGGCCTCGGGCTGGAGGCCCTGGGCGTGAAGGTGGGCCCGCGCGGCCAGGTGGAGGTGGGCCCCACGTACCAGACGGCCCTGCCCCACATCTATGCCGTGGGGGACGTCATCGGCTTCCCGGCGCTGGCCTCCACGTCCATGGACCAGGCGCGCATCGCCGTGGAGCACGCGTTCGACCTGGGCGGCGTGCGCACCATGGCGCCGGTGCTGCCCTACGGCATCTACACCATCCCCGAAGTGTCGATGGCCGGCGAGACGGAGGAGGCCCTGCGCAAGCTGAACGTGCCCTACGTGGCCGGCCGCGCCGCCTTCGCCACCAACCCACGCGGACAGATTCTGGGGGACACGCACGGCCTGCTGAAGCTGCTCTTCCACCGGGAGAGCCTCAAGCTGCTGGGCGTGCACGTCATGGGGCCGCAGGCCTCCGAGCTGGTGCACGTGGGCCTCACCGCCCTGCTCACCGGCTCCACTGCCCGGCTCTTCGTGGAGACGTGCTTCAACTACCCGACGCTGTCAGAGGCCTACAAGGCGGCCACCTTCGACGCGTTGGACCAGCTCAGCGGCTGCCCCTGA
- the encD gene encoding encapsulin nanocompartment cargo protein EncD, whose protein sequence is MAKNSNPSAFDRDFGYLMPFLDRVTAAASDLEDASARAELTRLMVEEKARWQRIQELLGGAGGRGAAAPAPAREAPAEPPRLARGSADELHEAAPFATGLTVGSLRGSR, encoded by the coding sequence ATGGCGAAGAACTCGAACCCCAGCGCATTCGACAGGGACTTCGGTTACCTGATGCCGTTCCTGGACCGCGTGACGGCGGCCGCCTCTGACCTGGAGGATGCGTCCGCGCGCGCGGAGCTGACCCGGCTGATGGTGGAGGAGAAGGCGCGCTGGCAGCGCATCCAGGAGCTGCTCGGAGGGGCGGGGGGCCGCGGCGCCGCCGCGCCCGCGCCGGCCCGGGAAGCGCCCGCCGAGCCACCCCGGCTGGCGCGGGGCTCGGCGGACGAACTGCACGAAGCGGCCCCTTTCGCCACGGGCCTCACGGTGGGCAGCCTCAGGGGCAGCCGCTGA
- a CDS encoding nuclear transport factor 2 family protein, translating into MSATKNFSLARAWLDAFNAYDVDALVALYAEDATHTSPKIRVLHPETGGRLVGRQALSAWWKAANARLPGLRYELVALTADEDRVFMEYLRHAPGEAPMPVAEVFEVRDGRIVASRVYHG; encoded by the coding sequence ATGAGCGCGACAAAAAACTTCTCCCTCGCCCGAGCCTGGCTGGACGCTTTCAACGCCTATGACGTGGACGCGCTGGTGGCGCTCTATGCAGAGGACGCCACCCACACGTCCCCCAAAATCCGGGTGCTGCACCCGGAGACTGGCGGGCGGCTGGTGGGGCGGCAGGCCCTGTCCGCATGGTGGAAGGCGGCCAACGCCCGGCTGCCGGGGCTGCGGTATGAGCTGGTGGCCCTCACCGCGGACGAGGACCGGGTGTTCATGGAGTACCTGCGCCATGCGCCGGGGGAGGCCCCCATGCCGGTGGCGGAGGTCTTTGAGGTGCGCGACGGCCGGATTGTCGCCTCGCGGGTGTACCACGGCTGA
- the fusA gene encoding elongation factor G has product MAANAPIEKIRNIGISAHIDSGKTTLSERILFYTGRIHEIHEVRGKDGVGAVMDNMDLEREKGITIQSAATFAMWGDYNINLIDTPGHVDFTIEVERSLRVLDGAILVLCSVAGVQSQSITVDRQMKRYRVPRIAFVNKMDRTGANYDRVAAQLKEKLNHHAVKMQMPIGAEDRLKGLINLIEMKAFYFDGESGENIREEEIPAELLEEAKTRRQQMIEGVAEVDDQLGELFLADEPISNEALIAAVRRATIGLKMTPVMCGSAYKNKGVQLLLNAVCAFLPNPKEATNEALDQKNNEAKVILDSDPEKPFVGLAFKLEDGRYGQLTYMRIYQGRVTKGDFIINQSNQKKVKVPRIVRMHSSQMNDINEATAGDIVALFGIECASGDTFTDGAVNYTMTSMHVPDAVISLAVAPKDRSTLANFSKALNRFTKEDPTFRVHRDEESGQTIIRGMGELHLEIYIERMKREYNCEVQAGKPQVAYRETISQKGEFAYTHKKQTGGSGQFARVCGYIEPLPSDAVQQYEFVDDIVGGTIPREFIPACDKGFTEAVKKGSLIGFPVVGVRVVINDGAFHAVDSSEMAFKTAAIMGFREGYAAAKPIILEPMMKVEVQAPEDFQGSVVGQLNQRRGTIISTESADGYVTAVAEVPLNTMFGYSTDLRSATQGKGEYTMEFSRYTPVPRNESEALMAAYKEKLAAEQAARK; this is encoded by the coding sequence GTGGCCGCCAACGCACCCATCGAGAAGATTCGAAATATCGGTATCTCCGCCCACATCGACTCGGGCAAGACGACGCTCTCTGAGCGTATCCTGTTCTACACGGGTCGCATTCACGAGATCCACGAGGTCCGCGGCAAGGACGGCGTGGGCGCGGTCATGGACAACATGGACCTGGAGCGTGAGAAGGGCATCACCATCCAGTCCGCCGCCACGTTCGCGATGTGGGGCGACTACAACATCAACCTCATCGACACCCCGGGACACGTGGACTTCACCATCGAGGTGGAGCGCTCGCTCCGCGTGCTCGACGGCGCCATCCTGGTCCTCTGCTCGGTCGCTGGCGTGCAGTCTCAGTCCATCACCGTGGACCGCCAGATGAAGCGCTACCGCGTCCCGCGCATCGCGTTCGTCAACAAGATGGACCGCACCGGCGCGAACTATGACCGCGTGGCCGCCCAGCTGAAGGAGAAGCTGAACCACCACGCGGTGAAGATGCAGATGCCCATCGGCGCCGAGGACCGCCTCAAGGGTCTGATCAACCTCATCGAAATGAAGGCGTTCTATTTCGATGGCGAGAGCGGCGAGAACATCCGTGAAGAGGAGATCCCGGCGGAGCTGCTCGAGGAGGCCAAGACGCGCCGCCAGCAGATGATCGAGGGCGTGGCCGAGGTCGACGACCAGCTCGGCGAGCTGTTCCTCGCCGACGAGCCCATCTCCAACGAGGCGCTGATCGCCGCCGTCCGCCGGGCCACCATCGGCCTGAAGATGACGCCGGTCATGTGCGGCTCCGCGTACAAGAACAAGGGTGTGCAGCTGCTCCTGAACGCCGTCTGCGCGTTCCTGCCCAACCCCAAAGAGGCGACAAACGAGGCGCTGGACCAGAAGAACAACGAGGCGAAGGTCATCCTCGACTCCGACCCGGAGAAGCCCTTCGTTGGCCTCGCGTTCAAGCTCGAGGACGGCCGCTACGGGCAGCTGACGTACATGCGCATCTACCAGGGCCGGGTGACGAAGGGCGACTTCATCATCAACCAGTCGAACCAGAAGAAGGTCAAGGTTCCGCGCATCGTCCGCATGCACTCCAGCCAGATGAACGACATCAACGAGGCCACCGCGGGTGACATCGTTGCGCTGTTCGGCATCGAGTGCGCGTCCGGCGACACGTTCACCGATGGCGCGGTGAACTACACGATGACGTCCATGCACGTCCCGGACGCCGTGATTTCGCTCGCCGTGGCCCCGAAGGACCGCTCCACGCTGGCCAACTTCTCCAAGGCGCTCAACCGCTTCACCAAGGAGGACCCCACCTTCCGCGTGCACCGCGATGAGGAGTCCGGGCAGACCATCATCCGCGGCATGGGTGAGCTCCACCTGGAGATCTACATCGAGCGCATGAAGCGCGAGTACAACTGCGAGGTCCAGGCCGGCAAGCCGCAGGTGGCGTACCGGGAGACCATCAGCCAGAAGGGCGAGTTCGCGTACACGCACAAGAAGCAGACGGGCGGCTCCGGCCAGTTCGCGCGCGTGTGCGGCTACATCGAGCCGCTGCCCTCGGACGCGGTGCAACAGTACGAGTTCGTGGACGACATCGTGGGCGGCACCATCCCCCGCGAGTTCATCCCGGCCTGCGACAAGGGCTTCACCGAGGCCGTGAAGAAGGGCAGCCTCATCGGCTTCCCCGTGGTCGGTGTCCGCGTGGTCATCAACGACGGCGCCTTCCACGCGGTGGACTCGTCCGAAATGGCGTTCAAGACGGCCGCCATCATGGGCTTCCGTGAGGGCTATGCCGCCGCCAAGCCCATCATCCTCGAGCCGATGATGAAGGTGGAGGTCCAGGCTCCCGAGGACTTCCAGGGCTCCGTCGTGGGTCAGCTGAACCAGCGCCGTGGCACCATCATCTCCACCGAGTCGGCCGATGGTTACGTCACGGCGGTGGCCGAGGTGCCGCTGAACACCATGTTCGGCTACTCCACGGACCTGCGCTCCGCCACCCAGGGCAAGGGCGAGTACACGATGGAGTTCTCCCGCTACACGCCGGTGCCCCGGAACGAGTCCGAGGCCCTGATGGCGGCGTACAAGGAGAAGCTGGCCGCCGAGCAGGCCGCGCGCAAGTAG
- a CDS encoding ABC-F family ATP-binding cassette domain-containing protein, with protein sequence MTLLRAANVQLSFGSRTVFQDLTFTIEEGERVGLVGVNGSGKSSLMKILAGAARADTGELQLRRGARVTYLPQEPEFPEGATVASELSVSQGPLKEALTAHAELAKRMESAPAEEQEKLMAQFSALSDRIEQMGGWDTEHHAKTLLDRLGVKDWDRPVAQLSGGLRKRVAIARALLTRPDLLLLDEPTNHLDADTVDWLEEELDKLPGALLLVTHDRYFLDGLVDRIVEIQPGAGVTSYPGNYQAYVEQKLVAQENAALAQHKRERWIAQEVAWLRKGPEARRTKSKARIERAQKLMAEKGFERPKVAELRVAAAPRLGHTVIEAEGVNKAFGDRKVLDGVNFRLQRGERVGLVGPNGVGKTTFLRVLLGEVEPDGGKLVIGKNTKVAYYDQSRAQLDLEATVYEAASQGEDWVELGDQKIALRDYLDDLLFPVPMQRMKVKALSGGERNRLLLARLFLEGANVLVLDEPTNDLDIVTLNILERLLLDFGGSTLLVTHDRYFLDKVATSILTFEGEGRVTRYEGNYAMYRRLKEQADAKAAAPAAPKPGPKQEEPAPAPAKAARKPGKLSYKDQRELDGMEATIEAAESRKAGLEAQLADPAVYSNGPKVAEVQKELDAAVAEVDRLYTRWQELQDLAAASA encoded by the coding sequence GTGACGCTGCTCCGCGCCGCCAACGTTCAGCTCAGCTTCGGAAGCCGCACCGTCTTCCAGGACCTCACCTTCACCATCGAGGAGGGGGAACGGGTGGGCCTGGTGGGCGTCAACGGCTCCGGCAAGTCGTCGCTGATGAAGATATTGGCCGGGGCCGCCCGCGCCGACACGGGCGAGCTCCAGCTGCGCCGCGGCGCCCGCGTCACCTACCTGCCCCAGGAACCGGAGTTCCCCGAAGGCGCCACGGTGGCCTCCGAGCTGTCCGTGTCCCAGGGGCCGCTGAAGGAGGCGCTGACCGCTCACGCGGAGCTGGCGAAGCGGATGGAGTCCGCCCCGGCGGAAGAGCAGGAGAAGCTGATGGCGCAGTTCTCCGCGCTCAGCGACCGCATCGAGCAGATGGGCGGCTGGGACACCGAGCACCACGCGAAGACGCTGCTGGACAGGCTGGGCGTGAAGGACTGGGACCGGCCCGTGGCGCAGCTGTCCGGCGGCCTGCGCAAGCGCGTGGCCATCGCCCGGGCCCTGCTGACGCGGCCGGACCTGCTGCTATTGGACGAGCCCACCAACCACCTGGACGCGGACACGGTGGACTGGCTGGAGGAGGAGCTGGACAAGCTGCCCGGGGCGCTGCTGCTCGTCACGCACGACCGGTACTTCCTGGACGGGCTGGTGGACCGCATCGTCGAAATCCAGCCCGGCGCGGGCGTCACGTCCTACCCCGGCAACTACCAGGCCTACGTGGAGCAGAAGCTGGTGGCGCAGGAGAACGCCGCGCTGGCGCAGCACAAGCGCGAGCGCTGGATTGCCCAGGAAGTGGCCTGGCTGCGCAAGGGCCCGGAGGCCCGCCGCACCAAGAGCAAGGCCCGCATCGAGCGCGCGCAGAAGCTGATGGCGGAGAAGGGCTTCGAGCGCCCCAAGGTGGCGGAGCTGCGCGTGGCGGCGGCGCCCCGGCTGGGCCACACCGTCATCGAGGCCGAGGGCGTGAACAAGGCCTTCGGCGACCGCAAGGTGCTGGACGGTGTGAACTTCCGCCTCCAGCGCGGCGAGCGCGTGGGCCTGGTGGGTCCCAACGGCGTGGGCAAGACGACCTTCCTGCGCGTGCTGTTGGGCGAGGTGGAGCCCGACGGCGGCAAGCTCGTCATCGGGAAGAACACGAAGGTGGCGTACTACGACCAGAGCCGAGCGCAGCTCGACCTGGAGGCCACCGTGTACGAAGCGGCCTCGCAGGGCGAGGACTGGGTGGAGCTGGGCGACCAGAAGATTGCCCTGCGCGACTACCTGGACGACCTGCTCTTCCCCGTGCCCATGCAGCGCATGAAGGTGAAGGCGCTGTCGGGCGGCGAGCGCAACCGGCTGCTGCTGGCGCGCCTGTTCCTGGAGGGCGCCAACGTGCTGGTGCTGGACGAGCCCACCAACGACCTGGACATCGTCACCCTCAACATCCTGGAGCGGCTGCTCCTGGACTTCGGGGGCAGCACCCTGCTCGTCACGCACGACCGGTACTTCCTGGACAAGGTGGCCACCAGCATCCTCACCTTCGAAGGCGAAGGCCGCGTCACCCGCTACGAGGGCAACTACGCCATGTACCGGCGGCTGAAGGAGCAGGCGGACGCGAAGGCCGCGGCCCCCGCCGCCCCGAAGCCGGGCCCCAAGCAGGAGGAGCCCGCGCCCGCGCCCGCCAAGGCCGCGCGCAAGCCCGGGAAGCTCTCCTACAAGGACCAGCGCGAGTTGGACGGCATGGAGGCCACCATCGAGGCCGCCGAGTCGCGCAAGGCCGGCCTGGAGGCCCAGCTCGCCGACCCCGCCGTGTACAGCAACGGCCCCAAGGTGGCGGAGGTGCAGAAGGAGCTGGACGCCGCCGTCGCCGAGGTGGACCGGCTGTACACGCGCTGGCAGGAGCTGCAGGACCTGGCCGCCGCCAGCGCGTAG